One stretch of Pseudomonas sp. NC02 DNA includes these proteins:
- a CDS encoding cupin domain-containing protein: MKVLLGTTLLLASLSAFAHDPVYNQEKINVLQEHALANVPGKKTVMLTVDYAPGQATVPHSHTGTAVAYVLEGAITSRVNDEKAITYKVGQSFYEPAGSRHFESSNASQTQPAKLLVVMVMDDKADVLTPLPH; encoded by the coding sequence ATGAAAGTACTGCTCGGCACCACCCTGCTGCTGGCCTCGTTAAGCGCCTTTGCCCACGACCCGGTGTACAACCAGGAAAAGATCAACGTGTTGCAGGAACACGCCCTGGCCAACGTCCCCGGCAAGAAAACCGTGATGCTCACCGTGGACTACGCCCCGGGCCAGGCCACCGTGCCCCATAGCCACACCGGCACGGCCGTGGCCTATGTGCTGGAAGGTGCAATCACCTCGCGGGTCAACGATGAAAAGGCGATCACCTACAAGGTCGGCCAGTCGTTCTATGAACCTGCCGGCTCGCGGCACTTTGAATCCAGCAATGCCAGCCAGACCCAACCGGCGAAACTGCTGGTAGTGATGGTGATGGATGACAAGGCCGACGTGCTCACGCCGCTGCCCCACTAA
- a CDS encoding DNA-3-methyladenine glycosylase I, which yields MDIPGLITDAAGVTSCTWRTAAPEYPDYHDHEWGVPVADDIALYEKICLEGFQAGMAWITVLRKREAFRRAFEGFDFRRVAQYTEQDIERLMADPGIVRNRAKIVSTINNARRACELVDETGSLAAWLWSFEPAADERPAVVDMAYWTANPTSVASTRLSKALKKRGWSYVGPTTMYAFMQAMGMVNDHLEGCICRPRIEHLRHHFKRP from the coding sequence ATGGATATTCCAGGATTGATCACGGACGCGGCGGGCGTCACCAGCTGTACGTGGCGCACGGCGGCGCCGGAGTACCCGGATTACCACGACCACGAATGGGGCGTGCCGGTGGCCGATGACATTGCGCTGTACGAGAAGATTTGCCTGGAAGGTTTTCAGGCGGGCATGGCGTGGATCACCGTCCTGCGCAAGCGCGAGGCGTTTCGGCGGGCGTTCGAGGGCTTTGATTTTCGCCGGGTGGCGCAGTACACCGAGCAGGACATCGAGCGATTGATGGCCGACCCGGGTATCGTGCGCAATCGCGCCAAGATCGTGTCCACCATCAACAACGCCCGGCGCGCCTGTGAGCTGGTGGATGAGACCGGTTCGCTGGCGGCGTGGCTGTGGTCGTTTGAACCGGCCGCCGATGAGCGCCCGGCGGTGGTGGACATGGCGTACTGGACGGCCAACCCCACGTCAGTCGCGTCAACACGTTTGTCCAAGGCCCTGAAGAAACGTGGCTGGAGCTATGTGGGCCCGACCACGATGTATGCGTTCATGCAGGCGATGGGCATGGTCAACGACCACCTTGAAGGCTGTATCTGCCGGCCTCGAATCGAACATCTGCGCCACCACTTCAAACGACCCTGA
- a CDS encoding C4-dicarboxylate transporter DctA: MLRWCSRSIFLQVVIGLVIGIICGLALPEFSSQLKPLGDGFIKLIKMLIGLIVFCVVVSGISGAGDLKKVGRIGLKSVIYFEALTTVALVIGLIMAFSTGIGTGANIHLEQLSSAGLNELADRGQHIKGTSQFLMDLIPNSVIGAFADNNVLQVLLFSVLFGSALNLVGEAASGISRLINELSHVIFRIMGMIVRLAPIGVFGAIAFTTSTYGLDSLQHLGSLVGLFYLTCFLFVAVILGLVMRLSGLRMMPLLKYLREELLIVMGTASSDAVLPQIMRKLEHLGIGSSTVGLVIPTGYSFNLDGFSIYLTLAIVFIANATGTPLSMTDLLTILLVSLITSKGAHGIPGSALVILAATLTAIPAIPVVGLVLVLAVDWFMGIGRALTNLIGNCVATVAIARWEKDIDIQRANKVLDGQQGYAFQAKKPVLPAHQEF; encoded by the coding sequence ATGCTCAGATGGTGCTCGCGTTCGATTTTCCTGCAAGTCGTGATTGGCCTGGTGATCGGCATAATCTGCGGCCTCGCCCTCCCTGAATTCTCCTCGCAACTCAAACCCCTGGGTGACGGCTTCATCAAGCTGATCAAAATGCTGATTGGCCTGATCGTCTTCTGCGTGGTGGTCAGCGGTATTTCCGGTGCCGGCGACTTGAAGAAAGTCGGGCGCATCGGCCTCAAGTCGGTGATCTACTTCGAAGCACTGACCACCGTGGCCCTGGTGATCGGCCTGATCATGGCCTTCAGCACCGGGATCGGCACCGGCGCCAATATCCACCTGGAGCAACTGTCGTCTGCCGGCCTGAATGAACTGGCAGACCGTGGCCAACACATCAAGGGTACCAGCCAGTTCCTGATGGACCTGATCCCCAACTCGGTGATCGGCGCTTTCGCGGACAACAACGTGCTGCAAGTGCTGTTGTTCTCGGTGTTGTTCGGCAGCGCACTGAACCTGGTGGGCGAAGCCGCTTCCGGCATCTCTCGGTTGATCAACGAGCTGAGCCACGTGATCTTCCGCATCATGGGCATGATCGTGCGCCTGGCGCCCATCGGCGTGTTCGGCGCCATCGCCTTCACCACCAGCACCTACGGCCTGGATTCCCTGCAACACCTGGGCAGCCTGGTGGGCCTGTTCTACCTTACGTGCTTCCTGTTCGTCGCGGTGATTCTGGGGCTGGTGATGCGCCTGTCGGGCCTGCGGATGATGCCGCTGCTCAAGTACCTGCGGGAAGAACTGTTGATCGTGATGGGCACCGCGTCCTCCGATGCCGTGTTGCCACAGATCATGCGTAAACTGGAACACCTTGGCATTGGCAGCTCCACCGTGGGCCTGGTGATTCCGACCGGGTACTCGTTCAACCTCGACGGTTTCTCGATCTACCTGACCCTGGCCATCGTGTTTATCGCCAATGCCACCGGCACACCGCTGTCGATGACCGACCTGCTGACCATCCTGCTGGTGTCGCTGATCACCTCCAAGGGCGCCCACGGGATTCCGGGTTCGGCACTGGTGATTCTGGCGGCGACACTCACCGCAATCCCGGCGATTCCGGTGGTGGGCCTGGTGCTGGTGCTGGCGGTGGACTGGTTCATGGGCATTGGCCGGGCGCTGACCAACCTGATCGGCAACTGCGTCGCCACCGTGGCCATCGCCCGCTGGGAAAAAGACATCGATATCCAGCGCGCCAACAAGGTGCTGGACGGTCAACAAGGGTATGCCTTCCAGGCCAAGAAACCGGTGCTGCCCGCCCACCAAGAGTTCTGA
- a CDS encoding FadR/GntR family transcriptional regulator, with protein sequence MITSSTVVNSVVEKLRAALARGQWRRGEMLPGQRELAEQMGISRPSLREAVIVLETLGLVRSMPGKGVVVLETTLNESQAQDSGVADASLEDILQLRYTLEPFIVGLVAQSISSKEVGQLRLTLMDMREALDAGDSEAGMNAYIAFHEELFALTSNPIFQNVVQQTSNALKQSAQVLRNSPEHLAERLQENDAVVRAIRNKNSALASAEMRRHILQEGLRMGIRLNIPDDHLGS encoded by the coding sequence GTGATCACCTCGTCAACCGTCGTCAATTCAGTGGTAGAAAAACTGCGCGCCGCCCTGGCGAGGGGTCAGTGGCGGCGCGGCGAGATGCTGCCCGGCCAGCGTGAACTGGCCGAGCAAATGGGCATCAGCCGCCCGAGCCTGCGCGAAGCGGTGATCGTGCTGGAAACCCTCGGCCTGGTGCGCTCCATGCCCGGCAAGGGCGTGGTGGTGCTGGAAACCACCCTCAACGAATCCCAGGCCCAGGACAGCGGCGTGGCCGACGCCAGCCTCGAAGACATCCTGCAACTGCGCTACACCCTCGAGCCCTTTATCGTAGGTTTAGTGGCGCAATCCATCAGCAGCAAGGAAGTCGGGCAACTGCGCCTGACCCTGATGGACATGCGCGAAGCCCTCGACGCCGGCGACAGCGAAGCCGGGATGAACGCCTACATCGCGTTCCACGAAGAACTGTTCGCCCTGACCTCCAACCCGATCTTCCAGAACGTGGTGCAACAAACCAGCAACGCCCTCAAGCAAAGCGCCCAGGTACTGCGCAACTCCCCCGAACACCTGGCGGAACGCTTGCAGGAAAACGACGCCGTGGTGCGGGCGATCCGCAACAAGAACAGCGCCCTGGCCAGCGCCGAAATGCGCCGGCATATCCTGCAGGAAGGCTTGCGCATGGGCATTCGCTTGAACATCCCGGATGACCATCTGGGTAGCTGA
- a CDS encoding GntR family transcriptional regulator, whose translation MTAHALHTPFPFTPLRLVGKPKLSVDDIYPALFDAILEQRIAPASRFTEESLGQSFGVSRSVIRRVLARLSHQQVIILRPNHRAQVAAPDAQQTQQILEARRLTEITVVQLACAQAKPAQIRQLRELIARERDCIERDERGPAIRLSGEFHLQLAAIAGNAPLAQFLNSLVPLTSLAIAQFEAKACTYCAWQEHRAIVDAVEHGDAGKAVNLMTRHLDHLEAKLLRSN comes from the coding sequence ATGACCGCTCACGCCCTGCACACCCCTTTCCCCTTTACGCCGTTGCGCCTGGTGGGCAAGCCGAAACTCTCGGTGGACGACATCTACCCGGCACTGTTCGACGCCATTCTCGAGCAACGCATCGCCCCCGCCAGCCGTTTTACCGAGGAGAGCCTCGGGCAAAGTTTTGGCGTCAGCCGCAGCGTGATTCGCCGGGTGCTGGCGCGGCTGTCGCACCAGCAAGTGATCATCCTGCGGCCCAACCACCGCGCCCAGGTGGCGGCACCGGATGCACAACAGACCCAGCAGATTCTCGAGGCAAGGCGCCTGACGGAAATCACCGTGGTGCAGTTGGCGTGTGCCCAGGCGAAACCGGCGCAGATCCGCCAACTGCGGGAGTTGATCGCACGGGAGCGCGACTGCATCGAGCGTGACGAACGTGGCCCGGCGATTCGCCTTTCCGGGGAATTTCACCTGCAATTGGCGGCAATTGCGGGCAACGCGCCGCTGGCACAGTTTCTCAACAGCCTGGTGCCGCTGACCTCATTGGCGATTGCGCAGTTTGAGGCCAAGGCTTGCACGTATTGCGCATGGCAGGAACATAGGGCGATTGTGGATGCGGTGGAGCATGGCGATGCCGGCAAAGCCGTCAACTTGATGACCCGGCATCTGGATCATCTGGAAGCCAAGCTACTACGCAGCAATTGA
- a CDS encoding NAD-glutamate dehydrogenase, with protein sequence MAFFTAASKADFQHQLQAALAQHISEQALPQVALFAEQFFGIISLDELTQRRLSDLAGCTLSAWRLLERFDHNQPQVRVYNPDYERHGWQSTHTAVEVLHHDLPFLVDSVRTELNRRGYSIHTLQTTVLSVRRGKKGELLEILPKGTQGEDVQQESLMYLEIDRCANAAELSVLSKELEQVLGEVRVAVADFEPMKAKVQELLAGIDASPYVIDGEEKAEIKSFLEWLVGNHFTFLGYEEFVVRDEADGGHIEYDANSFLGLTKLLRPGLTADELRIEDYAVNYLREPAVLSFAKAAHPSRVHRPAYPDYVSIRQIDADGKVIKECRFMGLYTSSVYGESVRVIPYIRRKVTEIERRSGFQAKAHLGKELAQVVEVLPRDDLFQTPVDELFSTVMSIVQIQERNKIRVFLRKDPYGRFCYCLAYVPRDIYSTEVRQKIQQVLMDRLKASDCEFWTFFSESVLARVQLILRVDPKNRLDIDPLQLEKEVVQACRSWQDDYSSLVVESFGEAHGTNVLADFPKGFPAGYRERFAAHSAVVDMQHLLSLTEANPLVMSFYQPLGQVSGQRELHCKLYHADTPLALSDVLPILENLGLRVLGEFPYRLRHANGREFWIHDFAFIAAEGVNLDIQQLNDTLQDAFVHIVHGDAENDAFNRLVLTAGLPWRDVALLRAYARYLKQIRLGFDLGYIASTLNNHTDIARELTRLFKTRFYLARKLTAEDLEDKQQRLEQAILTALDDVQVLNEDRILRRYLDLIKATLRTNFYQADANGQNKSYFSFKFNPHAIPELPKPVPKFEIFVYSPRVEGVHLRFGNVARGGLRWSDREEDFRTEVLGLVKAQQVKNSVIVPVGAKGGFLPRRLPLGGSRDEIAAEGIACYRIFISGLLDITDNLKDGALVPPLNVVRHDNDDPYLVVAADKGTATFSDIANGIAIDYGFWLGDAFASGGSAGYDHKKMGITAKGAWVGVQRHFRERGINVQQDSITVVGVGDMAGDVFGNGLLMSDKLQLVAAFNHLHIFIDPNPNPANSFAERQRLFDLPRSAWTDYDTSIMSEGGGIFSRSAKSIAISPQMKERFDIQADKLTPTELLNALLKAPVDLLWNGGIGTYVKASTESHADVGDKANDALRVNGNELRCKVVGEGGNLGMTQLGRVEFGLNGGGSNTDFIDNAGGVDCSDHEVNIKILLNEVVQAGDMTDKQRNQLLASMTDEVGSLVLGNNYKQTQALSLAARKAFERVAEYKRLMSDLEGRGKLDRAIEYLPTEEQLNERAAAGKGLTRPELSVLISYSKIDLKEALLKSLVPDDDYLTRDMETAFPPSLVAKFSEAMRRHRLKREIVSTQIANDLVNHMGITFVQRLKESTGMSPANVAGAYVIVRDIFHLPHWFRQIEALDHQVSADVQLELMDELMRLGRRATRWFLRSRRNEQDAGRDVAHFGPHLAALGLKLDELLEGPTREGWQNRYQAYVEAGVPELLARMVAGTTHLYTLLPIIEAADVTGQSAADVAKAYFAVGSALDLPWYLQQISSLPVGNNWQAQAREAFRDDVDWQQRAITISVLQMADAPEDMEARVALWLEQHQDMADRWRTMMVEIRAAVGTDYAMYAVANRELLDLAMSGQSVL encoded by the coding sequence ATGGCGTTCTTCACCGCAGCCAGCAAAGCCGACTTCCAGCACCAACTGCAAGCGGCACTGGCGCAGCACATCAGTGAACAGGCACTGCCACAAGTGGCGCTGTTCGCTGAACAATTCTTCGGCATCATTTCCCTGGATGAACTGACCCAGCGTCGCTTGTCCGACCTGGCCGGTTGCACCCTGTCTGCCTGGCGCCTGCTTGAGCGCTTTGATCACAACCAACCGCAAGTGCGGGTCTACAACCCCGATTACGAACGTCATGGCTGGCAATCGACCCACACCGCGGTCGAAGTGCTGCACCACGACCTGCCATTCCTGGTGGACTCGGTGCGTACCGAGCTGAACCGCCGTGGCTACAGCATCCACACCCTGCAAACCACCGTACTCAGCGTGCGTCGTGGCAAGAAGGGCGAACTGCTGGAAATCCTGCCCAAAGGCACCCAGGGCGAAGACGTTCAGCAAGAATCGCTGATGTACCTGGAAATCGACCGCTGCGCCAACGCCGCCGAGCTGAGTGTCCTGAGCAAGGAACTTGAGCAGGTACTGGGCGAAGTGCGCGTTGCCGTCGCCGATTTCGAACCGATGAAAGCCAAGGTCCAGGAACTGCTGGCCGGTATCGACGCCAGCCCATACGTGATCGACGGCGAAGAAAAAGCCGAGATCAAGAGCTTCCTGGAATGGCTGGTGGGCAACCACTTCACCTTCCTCGGCTATGAAGAGTTTGTGGTACGTGACGAGGCGGACGGCGGTCATATCGAATATGACGCCAACTCGTTCCTCGGTCTGACCAAACTGCTGCGCCCGGGCCTGACGGCCGACGAGCTGCGCATCGAAGACTACGCGGTGAACTATCTGCGTGAGCCGGCCGTGCTGTCGTTCGCCAAGGCTGCACACCCAAGCCGCGTGCACCGCCCGGCCTACCCGGACTACGTGTCGATCCGCCAGATCGACGCCGACGGCAAGGTCATCAAGGAATGCCGCTTCATGGGCCTCTACACCTCCTCGGTGTACGGCGAAAGCGTGCGGGTGATTCCTTACATCCGTCGCAAGGTGACGGAAATCGAGCGTCGCTCGGGCTTCCAGGCCAAGGCGCACTTGGGCAAGGAACTGGCCCAGGTGGTCGAGGTGCTGCCCCGTGATGACCTGTTCCAGACCCCGGTGGACGAGCTGTTCAGCACCGTGATGTCGATCGTGCAGATCCAGGAACGCAACAAGATCCGCGTGTTCCTGCGCAAAGACCCGTACGGCCGTTTCTGCTACTGCCTGGCCTACGTGCCGCGGGACATCTATTCCACCGAAGTGCGCCAGAAGATCCAGCAAGTGCTGATGGATCGCCTGAAAGCCTCGGACTGCGAGTTCTGGACGTTCTTCTCGGAGTCCGTACTGGCTCGCGTGCAGTTGATCCTGCGGGTAGACCCGAAGAACCGCCTGGACATCGACCCGCTGCAACTGGAAAAAGAAGTGGTGCAGGCCTGCCGCAGCTGGCAGGACGACTACTCCAGCCTGGTGGTGGAAAGCTTCGGCGAAGCCCACGGCACCAACGTGCTGGCGGATTTTCCGAAAGGTTTCCCGGCCGGCTACCGCGAGCGTTTCGCCGCGCATTCGGCCGTGGTCGACATGCAGCATTTGCTCAGCCTGACCGAAGCCAACCCGCTGGTGATGAGTTTCTACCAGCCGCTGGGCCAGGTTTCCGGCCAGCGCGAACTGCATTGCAAGCTGTATCACGCCGATACGCCGCTGGCGCTGTCCGATGTGCTGCCGATCCTGGAAAACCTCGGCCTGCGTGTCCTGGGTGAATTCCCGTACCGCCTGCGTCATGCCAATGGCCGCGAGTTCTGGATTCACGATTTCGCGTTCATCGCCGCCGAAGGCGTGAACCTCGATATCCAGCAATTGAACGACACCCTGCAGGACGCATTCGTGCATATCGTGCACGGCGATGCCGAAAACGATGCGTTCAACCGTCTGGTGCTGACGGCCGGCCTGCCATGGCGCGACGTGGCGCTGCTGCGTGCCTACGCCCGTTACCTGAAGCAGATTCGCCTGGGCTTCGACCTGGGTTACATCGCCAGTACCCTGAACAACCACACCGACATCGCCCGCGAGTTGACCCGGTTGTTCAAGACCCGTTTCTACCTGGCGCGCAAGCTCACCGCCGAAGACCTCGAAGACAAGCAGCAACGCCTGGAACAAGCGATCCTCACGGCCCTGGACGACGTTCAGGTGCTCAACGAAGACCGCATCCTGCGTCGCTACCTGGACCTGATCAAGGCCACCCTGCGGACCAACTTCTACCAGGCTGACGCCAACGGCCAGAACAAGTCGTACTTCAGCTTCAAGTTCAACCCGCACGCGATTCCTGAGCTGCCCAAGCCGGTGCCGAAGTTTGAAATCTTCGTCTACTCGCCTCGGGTTGAAGGCGTGCACCTGCGCTTTGGCAACGTCGCTCGCGGCGGCCTGCGTTGGTCCGACCGTGAAGAAGACTTCCGCACTGAAGTGCTGGGCCTGGTAAAAGCCCAGCAAGTGAAGAACTCGGTGATCGTGCCGGTGGGCGCCAAGGGCGGTTTCCTGCCGCGTCGCCTGCCGTTGGGCGGCAGCCGGGACGAGATCGCGGCCGAGGGCATCGCCTGCTACCGCATCTTCATTTCGGGCTTGCTGGACATTACCGACAACCTGAAAGACGGCGCCCTGGTGCCACCGTTGAACGTGGTGCGCCACGACAACGATGACCCGTACCTGGTAGTAGCAGCGGACAAGGGCACTGCGACCTTCTCCGACATCGCCAACGGCATCGCCATCGACTACGGCTTCTGGCTGGGTGATGCGTTCGCTTCCGGTGGTTCTGCCGGTTACGACCACAAGAAAATGGGCATCACCGCCAAGGGCGCGTGGGTGGGGGTGCAGCGTCACTTCCGTGAGCGCGGCATCAACGTCCAGCAAGACAGCATCACCGTGGTGGGCGTGGGCGACATGGCCGGCGACGTGTTCGGCAACGGCCTGTTGATGTCAGACAAGCTGCAACTGGTCGCGGCCTTCAACCACCTGCACATCTTCATCGATCCAAACCCGAACCCGGCCAACAGTTTCGCTGAACGTCAGCGCCTGTTCGACCTGCCGCGCTCGGCCTGGACCGACTACGACACCAGCATCATGTCCGAAGGCGGCGGTATCTTCTCGCGCAGCGCGAAGAGCATTGCCATCTCGCCACAGATGAAAGAACGCTTCGACATCCAGGCCGACAAGCTGACCCCGACCGAACTGCTGAATGCCTTGCTCAAGGCACCGGTGGACCTGTTGTGGAACGGCGGTATCGGTACTTACGTCAAGGCCAGCACCGAGAGCCACGCCGATGTGGGCGACAAGGCCAACGACGCCCTGCGCGTCAATGGCAACGAGCTGCGCTGCAAGGTGGTGGGCGAGGGTGGTAACCTCGGCATGACCCAGCTGGGTCGTGTGGAATTCGGCCTCAATGGCGGCGGTTCCAACACCGACTTCATCGACAACGCCGGTGGTGTGGATTGCTCCGACCACGAAGTGAACATCAAGATCCTGCTCAACGAAGTGGTGCAGGCCGGTGACATGACCGACAAGCAGCGCAACCAGTTGCTGGCGAGCATGACCGACGAAGTCGGCAGCCTGGTGTTGGGTAACAACTACAAGCAAACCCAGGCCCTGTCCCTGGCTGCCCGCAAAGCCTTCGAGCGCGTGGCCGAGTACAAGCGCCTGATGAGCGACCTGGAAGGCCGTGGCAAGCTGGACCGCGCCATCGAGTACCTGCCGACCGAGGAGCAGCTCAACGAGCGCGCCGCTGCGGGCAAGGGCCTGACCCGTCCGGAGCTGTCGGTACTGATCTCGTACAGCAAGATCGACCTCAAGGAAGCGTTGCTCAAATCCCTGGTGCCGGATGACGACTACCTGACCCGTGACATGGAGACCGCTTTCCCGCCGAGCCTGGTGGCGAAGTTCTCCGAAGCCATGCGTCGCCACCGTCTGAAGCGCGAGATCGTCAGCACCCAGATCGCCAACGACCTGGTCAACCACATGGGCATCACCTTCGTTCAGCGACTCAAAGAGTCCACCGGCATGAGCCCGGCGAACGTGGCGGGCGCCTACGTGATCGTGCGAGACATCTTCCACCTCCCGCACTGGTTCCGTCAGATCGAAGCCCTGGACCACCAGGTCTCGGCCGACGTGCAACTGGAGCTGATGGACGAGCTGATGCGCCTGGGCCGCCGTGCCACGCGCTGGTTCCTGCGCAGCCGTCGCAACGAACAGGATGCGGGGCGTGATGTTGCGCACTTCGGTCCACACCTTGCCGCGCTGGGCCTCAAGCTCGACGAACTGCTGGAAGGCCCGACCCGCGAAGGTTGGCAGAACCGTTACCAGGCTTACGTCGAAGCCGGTGTGCCGGAGTTGTTGGCGCGCATGGTTGCAGGCACTACCCACCTGTACACCCTGCTGCCAATCATCGAAGCCGCCGACGTGACAGGCCAAAGTGCGGCAGACGTCGCGAAGGCTTACTTCGCCGTCGGCAGCGCCCTGGACTTGCCGTGGTACCTGCAGCAGATCAGCAGCCTGCCCGTGGGCAACAACTGGCAGGCCCAGGCCCGCGAAGCCTTCCGCGATGACGTGGATTGGCAGCAACGGGCGATCACCATTTCCGTACTGCAAATGGCCGATGCGCCAGAAGACATGGAAGCCCGCGTGGCCCTGTGGCTTGAGCAGCACCAGGACATGGCTGATCGCTGGCGCACCATGATGGTGGAGATTCGTGCTGCAGTCGGCACGGACTACGCCATGTACGCGGTAGCCAACCGTGAGTTGCTGGACCTGGCGATGAGCGGTCAATCGGTGCTGTAA
- a CDS encoding MoxR family ATPase produces MEHREALLALRTFLSTQILGQEKLIERLLIALLADGHMLVEGAPGLAKTKAIKELAEGIEAQFHRIQFTPDLLPADITGTEIYRPETGSFVFQQGPIFHNLVLADEINRAPAKVQSALLEAMAERQVSVGRSTYELSPLFLVMATQNPIEQEGTYPLPEAQLDRFLMHVKIGFPDAAVERRILQQARGEALNGETKPERRVSQQAIFAARKEILGLYMADAVEEYLVQLVMATRTPAKFDPEMAEWIAYGASPRGSIALDRCARAHAWLAGRDFVSPEDIQAVLFDVLRHRIILSFEAEAAGIDQDRVVQRILDVVAVA; encoded by the coding sequence ATGGAACATCGTGAAGCGCTGCTTGCGCTGCGAACCTTTCTTTCAACGCAGATTCTCGGCCAGGAAAAACTCATCGAGCGCTTGCTCATTGCCCTGCTCGCCGATGGCCACATGCTGGTTGAAGGCGCTCCCGGGCTGGCCAAGACCAAGGCCATCAAGGAGCTTGCCGAAGGGATCGAGGCACAGTTCCATCGCATCCAGTTCACCCCCGACCTGCTGCCCGCCGACATCACCGGCACCGAGATCTATCGCCCGGAAACCGGCAGTTTCGTGTTCCAGCAAGGCCCGATCTTCCACAACCTGGTGCTGGCGGACGAAATCAACCGTGCCCCGGCCAAGGTGCAGTCGGCATTGCTCGAAGCCATGGCCGAGCGCCAGGTCAGCGTGGGGCGCAGCACTTACGAGTTGTCGCCATTGTTCCTGGTGATGGCCACGCAAAACCCGATCGAGCAGGAAGGCACCTACCCGCTGCCTGAAGCCCAGCTCGACCGTTTCCTGATGCACGTGAAAATCGGCTTCCCGGACGCCGCCGTCGAGCGCCGCATCCTGCAGCAGGCCCGTGGCGAAGCCCTCAACGGTGAAACCAAGCCCGAGCGACGCGTCAGCCAGCAGGCGATCTTCGCCGCGCGCAAGGAAATCCTCGGCCTGTACATGGCCGATGCGGTGGAGGAATACCTGGTGCAACTGGTCATGGCCACTCGCACCCCGGCCAAGTTCGATCCGGAAATGGCCGAATGGATTGCCTATGGCGCCAGCCCTCGTGGCTCGATTGCCCTGGACCGCTGCGCCCGGGCCCACGCCTGGCTGGCCGGCCGCGATTTCGTCAGCCCGGAAGACATCCAGGCGGTGCTGTTCGACGTGCTGCGCCACCGCATCATTCTGTCGTTCGAGGCCGAAGCGGCCGGCATCGACCAGGACCGCGTGGTGCAACGCATTCTCGACGTCGTTGCCGTCGCTTGA
- a CDS encoding DUF58 domain-containing protein, with protein sequence MNAGDGTRVTLSELIEMRHRVREVQLFSTPSQRSPLIGLHHSKLRGRGVDFDQVRVYQAGDDVRTIDWRVTARTQEPHTKLFHEERERPIFIMVEQSCRLFFGSGQMFKSVLAAQAASLIGWAALGHNDRVGGLVFGDSEHYEIKPRRSKQSLLQLLNRLVRVNQSLNTERRPEADALGMALRRAREVLRPGSLVIVICDERALTEGAEQQLSLLSRHCDLLLLPVSDPLDHALPAAGLLRFAERGAQLELDTLNFDLRQAYKAQAEARSARWELLAQKLRVLLMPLSTQGEMVEQLREYLNPQRPVKKQ encoded by the coding sequence ATGAACGCTGGCGATGGAACCCGTGTCACCCTGAGCGAATTGATCGAGATGCGTCATCGCGTGCGGGAAGTGCAGTTGTTTTCCACGCCGAGCCAGCGCAGCCCGCTGATCGGCCTGCACCACTCGAAACTGCGCGGGCGCGGGGTCGACTTCGACCAGGTGCGGGTGTATCAGGCCGGCGACGATGTGCGCACCATCGACTGGCGCGTCACTGCACGCACCCAGGAGCCACACACCAAGCTGTTTCATGAAGAGCGCGAGCGGCCGATCTTCATCATGGTGGAGCAAAGCTGCCGCTTGTTTTTCGGCTCGGGGCAGATGTTCAAGTCGGTGCTGGCGGCTCAGGCGGCGAGCCTGATCGGCTGGGCGGCGCTGGGCCATAACGACCGGGTCGGCGGGCTGGTGTTCGGTGACAGCGAGCACTACGAAATCAAACCCCGGCGCAGCAAGCAAAGCCTGCTGCAATTGCTCAACCGGTTGGTACGGGTCAACCAGAGCCTCAACACCGAACGCCGCCCCGAAGCCGACGCCCTCGGCATGGCCTTGCGCCGAGCCCGGGAAGTATTGCGCCCGGGCAGCCTGGTGATTGTGATCTGTGACGAGCGCGCCCTGACCGAAGGCGCCGAGCAACAGCTGAGCCTGCTGTCACGGCATTGCGACCTGCTGCTGTTGCCGGTTTCCGACCCGCTGGACCACGCCCTGCCCGCCGCCGGCCTGCTGCGCTTCGCCGAGCGCGGCGCACAGCTGGAGCTGGACACCCTGAATTTTGATCTGCGCCAGGCCTACAAGGCCCAGGCCGAAGCCCGCAGCGCACGCTGGGAACTGCTCGCGCAAAAGCTGCGGGTGCTGTTGATGCCCTTGAGTACCCAGGGTGAAATGGTCGAGCAACTGCGCGAATACCTGAACCCGCAACGCCCGGTTAAAAAGCAATGA